A single Desulfobaculum xiamenense DNA region contains:
- a CDS encoding TIGR04283 family arsenosugar biosynthesis glycosyltransferase, with translation MHEESAWAPEHPAVSIIIPVLREAEGANALVEHVLALSPAGTAEILMVDGSENGDTIKALRHKEIKTLLAPRGRARQMNAAAQAASGDILLFLHADTRLPQDALSLVTQAATDGCVGGAFTLRFDTDSPGMRLIAAVANLRSQLTRAPYGDQAQFFLRDYFLAIGGFRDMPLMEDLEIMTRIRRRADRIRILDAAVTTSARRWREEGLLRCTLRNWALRLAYHAGISAHRLAAFYSFGRTTTEKRP, from the coding sequence ATGCATGAAGAAAGCGCATGGGCACCCGAACATCCAGCCGTCTCGATCATCATCCCCGTCCTTCGCGAGGCCGAGGGGGCAAACGCGCTCGTCGAGCACGTCCTCGCCCTGTCGCCCGCCGGAACGGCGGAAATCCTCATGGTGGACGGGTCAGAAAACGGGGATACAATAAAAGCCCTGCGCCATAAAGAGATTAAAACCCTCCTCGCCCCGCGCGGCAGGGCGCGGCAGATGAACGCCGCCGCACAGGCCGCCTCGGGCGACATTCTGCTCTTCCTGCACGCCGACACACGCCTGCCGCAGGACGCCCTGTCCCTCGTCACGCAAGCCGCTACGGACGGCTGCGTGGGCGGCGCGTTCACCCTGCGCTTCGACACCGATTCCCCCGGAATGCGCCTCATCGCCGCCGTGGCCAACCTGCGCTCGCAGCTCACCCGCGCACCCTACGGCGATCAGGCCCAGTTCTTCCTGCGCGACTACTTTCTCGCCATCGGTGGCTTTCGGGACATGCCGCTCATGGAGGACCTCGAAATCATGACGCGCATCCGCAGGCGCGCGGACCGCATCCGCATCCTCGACGCCGCAGTGACCACCTCGGCCCGGCGCTGGCGCGAGGAAGGCCTCCTGCGCTGCACGCTGCGCAACTGGGCGCTGCGCCTCGCCTACCACGCCGGAATCTCCGCGCACAGACTGGCCGCCTTCTACTCCTTCGGACGCACCACAACGGAGAAACGCCCATGA
- a CDS encoding Crp/Fnr family transcriptional regulator — protein sequence MGNPSKGSFLVKNFLRYSVIFSEGTRGDTAYLLKEGMVEISKEMDGKKKVFAHLRPPSMFGEMAILLDDEKRTATAVALEDSKVVEIKKYDFQEYLKQSPVIISTLVNVLVHRLKTATVKSLRVPNLFIGICNVFGLMAQGGVTTFNYLDTLNTLAATFNTNKESIDKALSMLEQHKIIEFFMNDNHEKTIRLLETKDLAHKVAERTKGA from the coding sequence ATGGGCAACCCGTCGAAAGGCTCCTTTCTGGTCAAAAACTTCCTGCGCTATTCCGTGATCTTCTCAGAAGGCACGCGCGGCGACACGGCCTATCTGCTCAAGGAAGGCATGGTCGAGATCTCCAAGGAGATGGACGGCAAGAAGAAGGTCTTCGCGCACCTGCGCCCGCCGTCCATGTTCGGGGAAATGGCCATCCTCCTCGATGACGAGAAACGTACCGCCACCGCCGTGGCGCTGGAGGACTCCAAGGTCGTCGAAATCAAGAAGTACGACTTTCAGGAATACCTGAAGCAATCCCCCGTCATCATCTCCACATTGGTCAACGTGCTGGTCCACCGGCTCAAGACCGCCACCGTCAAATCCCTGCGCGTCCCCAACCTCTTCATCGGCATCTGCAACGTCTTCGGACTCATGGCGCAGGGCGGCGTGACCACCTTCAACTACCTCGATACCCTCAACACCCTCGCCGCCACCTTCAACACGAACAAGGAAAGCATCGACAAGGCGCTCTCCATGCTCGAACAGCACAAAATCATCGAATTCTTCATGAACGACAACCACGAGAAGACCATCCGCCTCCTCGAAACCAAAGACCTCGCCCACAAGGTCGCCGAGCGCACCAAGGGTGCCTGA
- a CDS encoding MBL fold metallo-hydrolase has protein sequence MLVTFTGVGEAFDERIPNCSILLEANGANGPVTALLDCGFTAAHAFWRTARAPLDLDCLWISHFHGDHFFGVPLLYLRFWEEDRTRPLTVIGGPGVEAALTQAMDAAYPRFRERMRFPVHYIEAEPGRPFTACGLNWNTAFGGHGQPCLAVRVDDGERAVFYSGDGRPTPETLALATGCDLVAQEAFSLELDTEGHGTIPGAIDFARKAEAKRLAIVHVNRRVRHGRTDEIRALLATATDINACMPEAGDSLRLG, from the coding sequence ATGCTCGTCACGTTCACGGGTGTCGGCGAGGCGTTCGACGAACGCATCCCCAACTGCTCGATCCTGCTCGAAGCCAACGGGGCGAACGGCCCCGTCACCGCACTTCTGGACTGCGGCTTCACCGCCGCGCACGCCTTCTGGCGCACGGCCCGCGCCCCCCTCGATCTCGACTGTCTGTGGATATCGCACTTCCACGGCGACCACTTCTTCGGCGTGCCGCTCCTGTATCTGCGCTTCTGGGAGGAGGACCGCACGCGTCCGCTCACGGTCATCGGCGGTCCGGGAGTGGAAGCGGCCCTGACGCAGGCCATGGACGCCGCCTATCCGCGCTTTCGCGAGCGCATGCGCTTCCCTGTCCACTACATCGAGGCCGAACCGGGCCGTCCCTTCACGGCCTGCGGGCTGAACTGGAACACCGCCTTCGGCGGCCACGGCCAACCCTGCCTCGCCGTGCGCGTGGACGACGGCGAACGCGCCGTGTTCTACAGCGGCGACGGCCGCCCCACGCCGGAAACCCTCGCCCTCGCCACGGGCTGCGACCTCGTGGCGCAGGAGGCCTTCAGCCTCGAACTGGACACCGAGGGCCACGGTACCATTCCCGGAGCCATCGACTTCGCCCGCAAGGCCGAAGCCAAGCGGCTGGCCATCGTCCACGTCAACCGCCGCGTGCGTCATGGCCGTACCGACGAAATCCGCGCCCTGCTCGCCACGGCGACGGACATCAACGCCTGTATGCCCGAAGCCGGTGACAGCCTGCGCCTCGGCTGA
- the rlmD gene encoding 23S rRNA (uracil(1939)-C(5))-methyltransferase RlmD — protein sequence MRENIHNGDRLELTVDALAFGGRGVARAEGFVFFVEGALPGQRVEAQITSVKKRFAEAETVRLLESGPHDVKPFCPHYGKCGGCDLQDMDQAGQLLWKRRFVSDSLSRLGGEETPEVLETVPSPDSLHFRNKMEFAFSGGGSERNLSLGLHKRGSDESIVNVEACGLQSPLAMDIVIRAREFCRDSGVPSWNPRTRKGLWRFLVVREGRATGQVMVHLITSAGPGAAVARALGAQLMEALPAVTTFVHSERRAPSAIAFGERVVATLGPGVIEDEVLGIRYRISPDSFFQTNTGAAERLYAKARDYAALSGEQTVWDLYCGSGGLSLVMAQAAGRVVGFETVESAVEDARANAKLNGIGNCEFVAGDVRDMIASRGERPDVVITDPPRKGMHEDVVQAIAKAAPKRIVYVSCNPATLSRDVALLSQSYRLVEACPVDMFPHSAHVECVALLELK from the coding sequence ATGAGAGAAAATATTCACAATGGTGACAGGCTGGAACTGACCGTTGACGCGCTGGCCTTTGGCGGACGCGGTGTGGCACGCGCCGAGGGCTTCGTATTTTTCGTCGAGGGAGCGTTGCCGGGACAGCGCGTGGAGGCGCAGATCACGTCGGTGAAGAAGCGCTTCGCCGAGGCGGAAACCGTCCGGCTGCTGGAGTCCGGCCCGCACGACGTGAAACCCTTCTGCCCCCACTACGGCAAGTGCGGCGGCTGCGATTTGCAGGACATGGATCAGGCCGGGCAGCTTCTCTGGAAGCGGCGCTTCGTGTCGGATAGCCTGTCGCGCCTTGGCGGCGAGGAGACGCCCGAGGTGCTCGAAACCGTGCCCTCGCCCGATTCGCTCCACTTCCGCAACAAGATGGAATTCGCCTTCTCCGGTGGCGGCAGCGAGCGTAATCTCTCGCTTGGCCTGCATAAACGCGGCTCCGACGAGAGCATCGTCAACGTGGAGGCTTGTGGCCTGCAATCCCCGCTGGCCATGGACATCGTCATCCGCGCCCGCGAGTTCTGCCGCGACTCCGGCGTGCCGTCGTGGAATCCGCGCACTCGCAAGGGCCTGTGGCGCTTCCTCGTGGTGCGCGAGGGCCGCGCGACCGGGCAGGTCATGGTGCATCTCATCACTTCGGCTGGTCCCGGTGCCGCCGTGGCTCGTGCCCTTGGCGCGCAGCTCATGGAGGCCCTGCCCGCCGTGACCACCTTCGTGCATTCCGAACGCCGCGCGCCAAGCGCCATCGCCTTTGGCGAGCGCGTGGTGGCGACGCTTGGCCCCGGTGTCATCGAGGACGAGGTCCTCGGCATCCGCTACCGCATCTCGCCGGATTCCTTCTTTCAGACCAACACCGGCGCGGCCGAGCGTCTGTATGCCAAGGCGCGCGACTACGCGGCCCTGTCCGGCGAGCAGACCGTGTGGGATCTCTACTGCGGTTCCGGCGGGCTGTCGCTGGTCATGGCGCAGGCGGCCGGACGTGTGGTAGGCTTCGAGACGGTGGAGTCCGCCGTGGAGGATGCCCGCGCCAACGCGAAGCTCAACGGCATCGGCAACTGCGAGTTCGTGGCTGGCGACGTGCGCGACATGATCGCCTCGCGCGGGGAACGCCCGGACGTCGTCATTACCGACCCGCCCCGCAAGGGCATGCACGAGGACGTGGTGCAGGCCATCGCCAAGGCCGCGCCGAAGCGCATCGTCTACGTGTCGTGCAATCCGGCGACGCTCTCGCGCGACGTGGCGCTTCTTTCGCAGTCCTATCGGCTGGTGGAGGCGTGCCCGGTGGACATGTTCCCCCATTCGGCCCATGTGGAGTGCGTGGCACTTCTTGAGTTGAAATGA
- the purU gene encoding formyltetrahydrofolate deformylase — protein MKNDNIARLLISCPDRPGIVSAVSSFLYSHGVNITELAQHSTDPEGGDFFMRLEFQTPYMDVSASTLEKAFDEVVAERFGMNWRISYAKPRKKTAILVSKFDHALYELLWLWKRGKLQTDISMVISNHDDLRAPVEAFGIPFHHVPVDPANKEASEERIVELLEGNADLVVLARYMQILSGELVSRYPRRIINIHHSFLPAFAGADPYRQAHDKGVKVIGATAHYVVEELDAGPIIEQDVARVTHRHSVEDLKDLGRDLERQVLARAVKWHLEDRILLYGNRTIVFK, from the coding sequence ATGAAAAACGACAATATCGCCCGACTGCTCATCTCCTGCCCGGATCGGCCGGGCATCGTGTCCGCCGTGAGCAGTTTCCTCTATTCCCACGGCGTGAACATCACGGAACTCGCTCAGCACTCCACGGACCCCGAGGGCGGCGACTTCTTCATGCGCCTCGAATTTCAGACGCCGTACATGGACGTCTCCGCCTCCACGCTGGAGAAGGCCTTCGACGAGGTCGTGGCGGAGCGCTTCGGCATGAACTGGCGCATCAGCTACGCCAAGCCGCGCAAGAAGACGGCCATCCTCGTCTCCAAGTTCGACCACGCGCTGTATGAACTGCTGTGGCTGTGGAAGCGTGGTAAGCTCCAGACGGACATTTCCATGGTCATCAGCAACCATGACGACCTGCGTGCGCCCGTGGAGGCCTTCGGCATCCCGTTCCACCACGTTCCCGTGGACCCCGCCAACAAGGAGGCCAGCGAGGAGCGCATCGTGGAGCTTTTGGAGGGCAACGCCGATTTGGTGGTGCTCGCCCGCTACATGCAGATTCTCTCCGGGGAGCTGGTCAGCCGCTATCCCCGCCGCATCATCAACATCCACCACTCGTTTCTTCCCGCCTTCGCGGGTGCCGATCCCTACCGGCAGGCCCACGACAAGGGCGTGAAGGTTATCGGCGCGACGGCGCACTACGTGGTGGAGGAGCTGGACGCCGGTCCCATCATCGAACAGGACGTGGCCCGCGTGACCCATCGCCACAGCGTGGAGGACCTGAAGGACCTCGGCCGAGACCTCGAACGGCAGGTGCTGGCCCGTGCGGTGAAGTGGCATCTGGAGGACCGCATTCTCCTTTACGGCAACCGCACTATCGTCTTCAAGTAG
- a CDS encoding GDSL-type esterase/lipase family protein has protein sequence MVICFFGDSLVNGTRDAECLGWPGRLCAPHIAAGLDLTYYNLGVRRDASAQILARWRGELERRELQGLRTRLVFSYGVGDMAMAGSRPRATADEAAENTQILLEAARGYDTLFVGPPPVSDPGHTARISELSMRLGTVCARFGVPYFDMVGRLGGDAHYIADVRASDGIHPRSAGYARMARLLVEWPGWREWFD, from the coding sequence ATGGTCATCTGCTTCTTCGGGGATTCGCTGGTCAACGGCACGCGCGACGCGGAATGTCTCGGCTGGCCCGGACGCTTGTGCGCGCCGCATATCGCGGCGGGGCTGGACCTCACCTATTACAACCTCGGCGTGCGCCGGGACGCCAGCGCCCAGATCCTCGCCCGCTGGCGGGGCGAGCTCGAACGCCGCGAATTGCAGGGCCTGCGCACCCGGTTGGTGTTCTCCTACGGCGTGGGCGATATGGCCATGGCAGGGTCCCGCCCCCGCGCCACGGCGGACGAGGCCGCAGAGAACACGCAGATCCTGCTTGAGGCCGCGCGCGGCTACGACACCCTTTTCGTGGGGCCGCCTCCGGTGTCCGATCCTGGCCACACGGCTCGCATATCCGAGCTGTCCATGCGCCTCGGCACCGTGTGCGCACGCTTCGGCGTGCCCTACTTCGACATGGTGGGACGCCTTGGCGGTGATGCGCACTACATCGCCGACGTGCGCGCGTCGGACGGCATCCATCCGCGTTCCGCAGGTTACGCGCGCATGGCCCGCCTGCTGGTGGAGTGGCCCGGCTGGCGCGAGTGGTTCGACTAG
- a CDS encoding pyridoxamine 5'-phosphate oxidase family protein: protein MMGRPERLTGDSGKIWGILRRARVLRLGLCDAGRPYVVPVCFGCGEGCLYVHSGPHGRKMDILQANPQVCFEVDVDCEPMAGATPCAWSMRYASVVGFGTAHVVSGREEILRGLRAVMAQYAKETFRDEDFPEKTCERIAVVRIDIESMTAKLNGWNES from the coding sequence ATGATGGGCAGGCCGGAGCGGCTTACCGGGGATTCCGGGAAAATCTGGGGCATCCTGCGCAGGGCGCGGGTGCTGCGCCTTGGCCTGTGCGACGCCGGGCGGCCCTACGTGGTCCCGGTGTGCTTTGGCTGCGGCGAGGGCTGCCTGTATGTGCACTCCGGGCCGCATGGCCGCAAGATGGACATTCTGCAGGCCAATCCGCAGGTGTGCTTCGAGGTGGACGTGGATTGCGAGCCCATGGCCGGAGCGACGCCCTGCGCATGGAGCATGCGCTACGCGAGCGTCGTCGGCTTTGGCACGGCGCATGTCGTATCCGGGCGCGAAGAGATACTTCGCGGCCTGCGCGCCGTGATGGCCCAGTATGCGAAGGAAACGTTCCGGGACGAGGATTTCCCGGAGAAGACATGTGAACGCATTGCGGTGGTGCGCATCGACATCGAGAGCATGACCGCGAAGCTCAACGGATGGAACGAATCATGA
- a CDS encoding TIGR04282 family arsenosugar biosynthesis glycosyltransferase: MSRPAAALFFVKLPEPGRVKTRLAAAIGDDRAMRLYDAFARDQRDALLASGLHVIACCDPAASSRRYRTWLGQSVGYMDQRGDDLGQRMANAFADAFADGREAAVLTGSDAPHMPSSLVAEALAQATSVGAAIAPSPDGGYSLIAFKRDAFAPEIFENMQWSTPEVLATTLDSFAHAGRAVHLLPAVDDIDTIEDLEALVQRFANGGGPARTLRLAAQFGIGEQVD; this comes from the coding sequence ATGAGCCGCCCCGCTGCCGCCCTCTTCTTCGTCAAACTGCCCGAACCGGGCAGAGTCAAGACACGCCTCGCCGCCGCCATCGGTGACGACCGCGCCATGCGCCTCTACGACGCCTTCGCCCGCGACCAGCGCGACGCGCTCCTCGCCTCGGGCTTGCACGTCATCGCCTGCTGCGATCCGGCGGCCTCGTCCCGGCGCTACCGCACATGGCTTGGCCAGAGCGTGGGTTACATGGACCAACGCGGAGACGACCTCGGCCAACGCATGGCAAACGCCTTCGCCGACGCCTTCGCCGATGGCCGCGAAGCAGCCGTGCTCACCGGCAGCGATGCCCCGCACATGCCCTCGTCCCTCGTCGCCGAAGCCCTCGCGCAGGCCACGTCCGTCGGAGCGGCCATCGCCCCGTCCCCAGACGGCGGCTACTCCCTCATCGCCTTCAAGCGCGACGCCTTCGCCCCAGAAATCTTCGAGAACATGCAGTGGAGCACCCCGGAAGTTCTCGCCACCACCCTCGATTCCTTCGCCCACGCAGGGCGCGCGGTGCATCTTCTGCCCGCCGTCGACGACATCGACACCATCGAGGACCTCGAAGCCCTCGTGCAACGCTTCGCCAACGGCGGCGGTCCGGCGCGCACCCTGCGCCTTGCCGCACAGTTCGGCATTGGCGAACAAGTGGACTGA
- the trpB gene encoding tryptophan synthase subunit beta: MTMLPNADGFFGEYGGQFLPAEVLPVVAELAEAYERYRDDDDFLADFKRLLKHFSGRPTPLYFCGNLTRQLGGARIYLKREDLNHLGAHKVNNTIGQILLAKRMGKTRIIAETGAGQHGVATAATAALMGMECTVYMGAEDIERQKLNVFRMEMMGAKVVPAMSGQRTLKEAVDEAIAAWVADAGESFYLLGSAVGPHPYPEMVRDFQSVIGREARKQILELEGRMPDYLVACVGGGSNAIGLFHPFLEDEGVRMQGVEPAGRGLTPGNHAATLSLGTPGVLHGFKSYVLQDDKGEPAPVYSISAGLDYPGVGPEHSYLKDIGRAEYVSASDAEAVHAFFTLSRSEGIIPALESSHALAQALKLAPTLGQDKIVIVNLSGRGDKDVAQIQRMLHEGTITDR; the protein is encoded by the coding sequence ATGACCATGCTTCCCAATGCGGACGGTTTCTTTGGCGAATACGGCGGCCAGTTTCTTCCTGCCGAGGTGCTTCCCGTCGTGGCCGAACTGGCCGAGGCCTACGAGCGCTACCGCGATGACGACGATTTCCTCGCCGACTTCAAGCGCCTGCTCAAGCACTTCTCGGGCCGTCCCACCCCGCTCTATTTCTGCGGCAACCTGACCCGCCAGCTTGGCGGCGCGCGCATCTACCTCAAGCGCGAGGACCTGAACCACCTCGGCGCGCACAAGGTCAACAACACCATCGGCCAGATTCTGCTGGCCAAGCGTATGGGCAAGACCCGCATCATCGCCGAGACCGGTGCCGGTCAGCACGGCGTGGCCACCGCGGCCACCGCAGCGCTCATGGGCATGGAATGTACGGTGTACATGGGTGCGGAGGACATCGAACGTCAGAAGCTCAACGTGTTCCGCATGGAGATGATGGGCGCGAAGGTCGTTCCGGCCATGAGCGGCCAGCGTACCCTCAAGGAGGCCGTGGACGAGGCCATCGCCGCATGGGTGGCCGACGCGGGCGAGAGCTTCTACCTGCTCGGTTCCGCCGTTGGTCCGCATCCCTATCCGGAGATGGTGCGCGACTTCCAGTCCGTCATCGGCCGCGAGGCCCGCAAGCAGATTCTCGAACTCGAAGGCCGCATGCCCGATTATCTGGTGGCCTGCGTGGGCGGCGGCTCCAACGCCATCGGCCTGTTCCATCCCTTCCTCGAAGACGAGGGCGTGCGCATGCAGGGCGTGGAGCCTGCCGGACGCGGTCTGACCCCCGGCAATCACGCCGCCACTCTGAGCCTTGGCACCCCCGGCGTACTGCACGGTTTCAAGTCCTACGTGCTGCAGGACGACAAGGGCGAACCCGCCCCGGTCTACTCCATCTCTGCCGGTCTGGACTACCCCGGCGTCGGCCCCGAGCACAGCTACCTGAAGGACATCGGTCGCGCCGAGTACGTCTCCGCCTCCGATGCCGAGGCTGTGCACGCGTTCTTCACCCTGTCGCGCTCCGAAGGTATCATTCCCGCGCTGGAATCCTCCCACGCGCTGGCGCAGGCCTTGAAGCTCGCCCCGACCCTCGGTCAGGACAAGATCGTCATCGTCAACCTCTCCGGACGCGGTGACAAGGACGTGGCCCAGATCCAGCGCATGCTGCACGAGGGCACCATCACCGACCGCTAA